In the genome of Falco naumanni isolate bFalNau1 chromosome W, bFalNau1.pat, whole genome shotgun sequence, one region contains:
- the LOC121080359 gene encoding iron-sulfur cluster assembly 1 homolog, mitochondrial-like isoform X2 produces the protein MARLLLGNSRGRRQGCCWLPIMGCCPIGVGAGSVLCVVASCRLCLGQMGEEGAEMVMASSVVRATVRATPSAAQKIKHLLKDKPEHVGVKVGVRTRGCNGLSYTLEYTKSKGDSDEEVVQDGIRIFIEKKAQLTLLGTEMDYVEDKLFSEFVFSNPNIKGTCGCGESFNV, from the exons ATGGCACGGCTCCTTCTCGGCAATAGCCGGGGAAGGAGGCAGGGCTGTTGCTGGTTGCCGATCATGGGCTGCTGCCCAATAGGGGTGGGCGCAGGGAGCGTGCTATGCGTCGTGGCGTCATGTCGGCTGTGCCTAGGGCAGATGGGAGAGGAAGGGGCTGAGATGGTCATGGCTTCGTCTGTCGTGAGGGCTACTGTGCGGGCC ACCCCATCGGCTGCTCAGAAGATAAAACACCTTCTTAAAGATAAACCCGAGCAT gtaGGTGTGAAAGTAGGTGTTCGTACAAGAGGATGCAATGGACTTTCTTACACACTAGAATATACAAAGTCAAAGGGAGACTCTGATGAAGAAGTAGTTCAAGATG GGATTAGAATCTTTATTgagaagaaagcacagctgACACTTCTAGGAACTGAAATGGACTATGTGGAAGACAAACTGTTCAGTGAATTTGTCTTCAGTAATCCAAACATCAAAGGAACATGTGGCTGTGGAGAAAGCTTTAACGTTTGA
- the LOC121080359 gene encoding iron-sulfur cluster assembly 1 homolog, mitochondrial-like isoform X1, with the protein MARLLLGNSRGRRQGCCWLPIMGCCPIGVGAGSVLCVVASCRLCLGQMGEEGAEMVMASSVVRATVRAVSKRKIQATRAALTLTPSAAQKIKHLLKDKPEHVGVKVGVRTRGCNGLSYTLEYTKSKGDSDEEVVQDGIRIFIEKKAQLTLLGTEMDYVEDKLFSEFVFSNPNIKGTCGCGESFNV; encoded by the exons ATGGCACGGCTCCTTCTCGGCAATAGCCGGGGAAGGAGGCAGGGCTGTTGCTGGTTGCCGATCATGGGCTGCTGCCCAATAGGGGTGGGCGCAGGGAGCGTGCTATGCGTCGTGGCGTCATGTCGGCTGTGCCTAGGGCAGATGGGAGAGGAAGGGGCTGAGATGGTCATGGCTTCGTCTGTCGTGAGGGCTACTGTGCGGGCCGTGAGTAAGAGGAAGATCCAGGCTACCCGCGCTGCCCTCACCCTG ACCCCATCGGCTGCTCAGAAGATAAAACACCTTCTTAAAGATAAACCCGAGCAT gtaGGTGTGAAAGTAGGTGTTCGTACAAGAGGATGCAATGGACTTTCTTACACACTAGAATATACAAAGTCAAAGGGAGACTCTGATGAAGAAGTAGTTCAAGATG GGATTAGAATCTTTATTgagaagaaagcacagctgACACTTCTAGGAACTGAAATGGACTATGTGGAAGACAAACTGTTCAGTGAATTTGTCTTCAGTAATCCAAACATCAAAGGAACATGTGGCTGTGGAGAAAGCTTTAACGTTTGA